In Caproicibacterium amylolyticum, a genomic segment contains:
- a CDS encoding BRO-N domain-containing protein, whose translation MNNSIIPLDYKGQQVRMTGTKEKPLWVLKDVCEILDIANPRNAAARLEDDEKGVCQMDTLGGKQNMTCVTESGLYAVILRSDKPEAKPFRKWVTSEVLPSIRKTGSYGVKDKPKKSALPLASSNHMIEMLTRSWKAAGVDPKNIASMQTGLARDALAPYGLCVPELPIAVERTYDATEMARNIGVFSKTKLPHAQAITAIIKMLDIPASETFITQTTAHGHGKAVPDVRYSEKVSGKVLQWLEEHNWPSPIVGETGKKYYVAYQIAA comes from the coding sequence ATGAACAACAGCATTATTCCGCTGGACTATAAAGGCCAGCAAGTACGTATGACCGGTACAAAAGAAAAGCCACTTTGGGTATTGAAAGATGTATGCGAGATTTTGGATATTGCAAATCCGCGTAATGCAGCAGCACGACTTGAAGATGATGAAAAGGGTGTCTGCCAGATGGACACCCTTGGCGGTAAGCAAAATATGACTTGTGTCACCGAGTCCGGCCTATACGCCGTGATTCTTCGTTCGGACAAGCCAGAAGCGAAGCCGTTCCGCAAATGGGTAACATCCGAAGTTTTACCCAGTATCCGCAAGACTGGTTCTTACGGTGTAAAGGACAAGCCTAAAAAATCAGCTCTCCCCCTCGCTTCATCCAACCACATGATTGAAATGCTTACCCGCAGTTGGAAAGCGGCAGGCGTTGACCCGAAAAATATTGCTTCCATGCAAACGGGGCTTGCAAGGGATGCGCTCGCACCGTATGGCCTATGCGTTCCGGAACTTCCGATTGCCGTAGAACGTACATATGACGCAACAGAAATGGCAAGAAATATCGGCGTGTTTTCAAAAACAAAATTGCCGCACGCTCAGGCGATTACAGCAATCATTAAAATGCTGGATATTCCAGCGAGCGAAACCTTTATCACACAGACTACTGCGCACGGTCACGGAAAAGCGGTACCAGACGTTCGGTATTCCGAAAAAGTCAGCGGAAAAGTGTTGCAATGGCTGGAAGAGCATAACTGGCCGTCCCCCATCGTTGGCGAAACTGGCAAAAAATATTACGTTGCGTATCAGATAGCGGCATAA
- a CDS encoding GtrA family protein: MKEKIKTLWKYFTSREMILYIVFGVATSVINIVALELFCRLGGMETVPANTLAWVVAVIFAFVTNKIFVFGSKATGAAALLHEISTFLGGRLLTLVIENFGMWFFVDYMHRNRLFWKIILTVVVVIINWLVSKLVTFKKKTA; encoded by the coding sequence ATGAAAGAAAAAATAAAGACTCTGTGGAAGTACTTTACTTCGCGGGAAATGATTCTGTACATTGTGTTTGGGGTAGCAACCTCTGTAATCAACATTGTTGCGCTGGAACTTTTCTGCAGACTTGGCGGAATGGAAACTGTGCCAGCCAATACGTTGGCATGGGTCGTGGCTGTTATTTTTGCTTTTGTTACAAATAAGATTTTTGTTTTTGGAAGCAAGGCGACGGGTGCTGCCGCACTGCTGCATGAAATCAGTACCTTTTTGGGTGGCCGCCTGCTGACGCTGGTGATTGAAAATTTTGGTATGTGGTTTTTTGTCGATTACATGCACCGCAACCGCCTTTTCTGGAAAATCATTCTGACCGTTGTGGTGGTCATCATTAATTGGCTGGTCAGCAAATTGGTTACTTTTAAAAAGAAAACAGCCTGA
- a CDS encoding helix-turn-helix transcriptional regulator: MKITLKAARVNAGLTQKQAAAEIGVAKETISSWERKKSYPSTGMLQKIEAAYHIPYDDIIFLSPNNALSVTA; this comes from the coding sequence TTGAAAATTACATTAAAAGCTGCAAGAGTAAACGCGGGTCTTACTCAAAAGCAAGCCGCGGCTGAAATTGGTGTAGCAAAAGAAACTATCAGTAGTTGGGAGCGTAAAAAATCATATCCAAGTACTGGAATGCTACAAAAAATTGAAGCAGCCTATCACATTCCATATGACGATATTATTTTTTTATCGCCAAATAACGCTTTAAGCGTTACAGCATAA
- a CDS encoding acyl-CoA dehydratase activase: MIAYTCKYAPAELFAGFGEEAVKLNPTAEHFEEADRLSHRNLCSYTRALLQSCREQQIDSLVLTTCCDSMRRIGDVLEAGGTSVFVLDLPRADGPCARKRYASELRRFLDAYMKAHGVSFDLQKCKASFQREPAAEPEPYFALLGARSNASLLQMLQQEMPLPVHDLTCVGSRELPVPPQTDNLDEFLDWYAGVLLGQMPCMRMTEVAQRRTLTEDPQLKGILYHTVKFCDFYGFEYAKLQQTARLPMLKLETDGTTGAEGQLRTRVQAFAEGFTPEKPHSRSAAAAKKRYTAGIDSGSTSTNVVILDSDRNIIGSSIVATGARAALGAHNALEQALRQAHLTREQLDEVVATGYGRAYIGAGGRDVTEITCHAKGAYFLDSSVRTIIDIGGQDSKAIRLDENGKVKTFVMNDKCAAGTGRFLEMMARVLELSMEEMSACGLHWKEEISISSMCTVFAESEVVSLVAQNKQTADIVHGLNNAVAAKAAALAARVDPQARFMMTGGVAANRGVVKAIEEKIGAPLLVLPEHQLCGALGAALIALEE, encoded by the coding sequence ATGATAGCGTACACCTGTAAATATGCTCCGGCAGAACTGTTTGCCGGTTTTGGGGAAGAAGCGGTGAAGCTGAATCCAACCGCCGAGCATTTTGAGGAAGCGGACCGTCTGAGCCACCGCAATCTTTGCAGCTATACCCGCGCATTGCTGCAAAGCTGCCGGGAACAGCAGATTGACAGCCTTGTGCTGACTACCTGCTGTGATTCCATGCGGCGTATCGGGGATGTGCTAGAGGCGGGCGGCACTTCTGTTTTTGTTCTGGATTTGCCGCGGGCAGACGGCCCCTGTGCGCGAAAACGCTATGCGTCTGAACTGCGCCGCTTTCTGGATGCTTACATGAAAGCACATGGCGTATCATTTGATTTACAAAAATGCAAAGCATCTTTCCAGAGGGAACCTGCTGCGGAACCGGAGCCGTATTTTGCACTGCTGGGTGCGCGCTCCAATGCGTCACTGCTGCAAATGCTGCAGCAGGAAATGCCGTTGCCGGTGCATGATCTGACCTGCGTTGGCAGCCGGGAACTGCCGGTGCCGCCGCAGACAGACAATTTGGATGAATTTTTAGACTGGTATGCCGGTGTGCTGCTGGGGCAGATGCCGTGTATGCGTATGACAGAAGTTGCACAGCGGCGCACTTTAACGGAAGATCCGCAGTTAAAAGGAATTTTGTATCACACCGTGAAATTCTGCGATTTTTACGGCTTTGAATACGCCAAGCTACAGCAGACTGCCCGCCTGCCAATGCTGAAACTGGAAACAGACGGTACCACGGGAGCCGAGGGACAGCTGCGTACCCGTGTGCAGGCTTTCGCAGAGGGCTTTACACCGGAAAAACCGCACAGCCGGTCTGCCGCAGCTGCAAAAAAACGTTACACAGCGGGAATTGACAGCGGCTCTACCAGCACTAATGTGGTGATTCTGGACAGCGACAGAAATATCATAGGCAGTTCCATTGTTGCAACCGGTGCGCGAGCGGCGCTGGGTGCGCACAACGCACTGGAACAGGCACTGCGGCAGGCACATCTGACGCGTGAACAGCTGGATGAGGTGGTTGCCACCGGTTACGGCCGCGCGTATATCGGCGCAGGGGGACGGGATGTAACGGAAATCACCTGCCACGCAAAGGGTGCTTATTTTCTGGATTCGTCGGTACGTACCATTATTGATATCGGCGGGCAGGACAGCAAGGCTATTCGGTTGGACGAAAACGGCAAAGTAAAAACATTTGTTATGAATGACAAATGCGCGGCGGGCACCGGCCGCTTTCTGGAAATGATGGCGCGGGTGTTGGAACTTTCCATGGAAGAAATGAGCGCCTGCGGTCTGCACTGGAAAGAGGAAATTTCCATCAGCAGCATGTGTACCGTTTTTGCGGAAAGCGAAGTGGTTTCGCTGGTTGCGCAGAATAAGCAGACGGCGGATATAGTGCATGGTTTAAATAACGCGGTTGCTGCAAAGGCGGCGGCGTTGGCGGCGCGCGTAGACCCACAGGCGCGTTTTATGATGACCGGAGGTGTCGCAGCGAACCGCGGCGTTGTGAAAGCGATTGAAGAAAAAATCGGCGCACCGCTTTTGGTTTTACCGGAGCACCAGTTGTGCGGGGCGCTGGGTGCGGCGCTGATTGCACTGGAAGAATAA
- a CDS encoding tyrosine-type recombinase/integrase, translating to MAKLTKRADGRYQRKVTLQDGTKKIVYGKSIAALKAAEDALRDADRQGLTVNDHTMVGEWAKTWLETYKCGLKGSTARMYRTSYNTHVMDAIGDIDVRDVKPVHIQKIMHSCADKSESLQRKVLLTCSQLFESARLNHMIISNPCDGIKITKHNTPPKKKNLTDEEQRLLLSSLTGRALTFCALGLYAGLRREEILGLQWGDISDNKLTVNRAITFPDNNQADPDQSLKSKSAHRMIPVPPQLSQILSMSTRNSLYVVPAADGSMISFISFRHLWSKVTLLVLGIHAHMLRHSYATSLYRAGVDLKTAQYLLGHSDIRMTAEVYTHIAEQDVAKSADKITAYFSSQKSKGSQKVVKTENE from the coding sequence ATGGCAAAGTTAACGAAACGCGCAGACGGGCGCTATCAGCGCAAAGTTACGCTGCAAGACGGCACGAAAAAAATAGTGTATGGTAAATCCATCGCGGCATTAAAAGCTGCTGAGGACGCTCTCCGGGATGCTGACAGGCAAGGACTGACTGTTAACGACCATACTATGGTAGGGGAGTGGGCTAAGACATGGCTGGAAACGTACAAATGCGGGTTGAAAGGCTCGACTGCAAGGATGTACCGTACTTCCTACAACACACATGTTATGGATGCTATAGGCGATATAGATGTACGGGACGTTAAGCCGGTGCATATACAAAAAATTATGCATAGCTGTGCGGACAAGTCGGAAAGCTTACAGCGCAAGGTACTGCTTACTTGTTCGCAATTATTTGAATCGGCACGATTAAATCATATGATTATTAGTAATCCCTGCGACGGTATAAAAATCACAAAGCATAACACACCACCCAAAAAGAAAAATCTCACAGATGAAGAGCAGCGATTACTATTGTCCTCTCTTACTGGGAGGGCGCTTACATTTTGTGCGCTGGGGCTGTATGCTGGTCTACGTCGTGAGGAAATTCTCGGTTTGCAATGGGGTGACATTTCAGATAATAAATTGACAGTCAACCGGGCAATCACATTTCCGGACAATAACCAAGCTGACCCAGACCAATCCTTGAAAAGTAAATCAGCGCATCGTATGATACCAGTACCGCCGCAGCTGTCACAAATACTTTCGATGTCTACACGTAATAGCCTATATGTTGTGCCAGCAGCAGACGGGAGTATGATATCATTTATTAGCTTTCGCCATTTGTGGAGCAAAGTAACACTGTTAGTTCTGGGCATTCACGCGCATATGCTGCGGCATTCCTATGCCACTAGTTTATATCGTGCGGGTGTGGACTTAAAAACGGCGCAATATCTTTTAGGGCATTCCGACATACGTATGACCGCCGAAGTATATACGCATATTGCGGAGCAAGACGTTGCCAAAAGTGCGGATAAAATCACAGCCTATTTTAGTAGTCAAAAAAGCAAAGGTAGTCAAAAGGTAGTCAAAACCGAAAATGAGTAA
- the araA gene encoding L-arabinose isomerase: MAGLKQYEFWFVVGSQDLYGPEVLKTVDEHSREMVDEWNKSAAIPCTLMWKPVVRNAEEIYDTLTAANADPKCAGVITWMHTFSPSKMWIPGFKALQKPLLHLNTQYNRDIPWNEIDMDFMNLNQSAHGDREHGYIAARMRLQQKVISGWWKEEKTCKRMAGWMRAAVGAFESHRTRVLRIGDNMRNVAVTDGDKVEAAIRLGWRVDYYGVGDVIREVEAVTEDEINAQMASYGELYDMATDNVESVHYQAREEVALKKFMDKRGYTAFHTNFEDLQQLRQLPGLAAQDLMRQGYGFSAEGDWKTAALCHIMKAMTADCKGGTAFMEDYTYNFDPACGMNMGSHMLEVCPTVASTKPKIEVHPLGIGGREDPARLTFKAKSGPAVLATIIDMGDRFRMIVNDLDCQEQKHEMPKLPVAAVLWKPLPDLETSAEAWIYAGGAHHSVISYDLTAEDLRDFAEIMDIEYIHIGAETKIDELRKELTWNDLVWKLKK; encoded by the coding sequence ATGGCAGGATTAAAGCAGTATGAATTTTGGTTTGTTGTGGGCAGTCAGGACCTTTACGGGCCGGAAGTTCTGAAAACGGTTGACGAACACAGCCGCGAAATGGTTGACGAATGGAATAAGAGCGCAGCAATTCCCTGCACACTGATGTGGAAGCCGGTTGTTCGCAATGCCGAGGAGATTTACGACACCCTGACAGCGGCAAACGCTGACCCGAAGTGTGCCGGTGTCATTACTTGGATGCATACGTTTTCACCCAGCAAAATGTGGATTCCTGGTTTCAAAGCACTGCAGAAGCCGCTGCTGCATTTGAATACACAGTACAACCGCGATATTCCGTGGAACGAAATCGACATGGACTTCATGAACCTGAACCAGTCAGCACACGGTGACCGCGAGCACGGCTACATTGCTGCCCGTATGCGTCTGCAGCAGAAAGTTATTTCCGGCTGGTGGAAAGAAGAAAAGACCTGCAAGCGTATGGCAGGCTGGATGCGCGCGGCTGTCGGTGCATTTGAAAGCCACCGTACACGTGTACTGCGTATTGGTGACAATATGCGTAATGTTGCCGTTACAGACGGTGACAAGGTGGAAGCTGCTATTCGCCTTGGCTGGCGCGTGGACTATTATGGTGTCGGCGATGTGATTCGTGAGGTGGAAGCAGTTACCGAAGACGAAATCAATGCACAGATGGCTTCCTACGGCGAACTGTATGATATGGCTACCGACAATGTGGAATCCGTCCATTATCAGGCACGCGAAGAAGTTGCACTGAAAAAGTTTATGGATAAGCGCGGCTACACCGCTTTCCACACGAACTTTGAGGATCTGCAGCAGCTTCGCCAGCTGCCGGGCCTTGCCGCACAGGATCTGATGCGTCAGGGTTATGGTTTCTCCGCTGAGGGCGACTGGAAAACAGCTGCTTTGTGCCATATCATGAAAGCAATGACCGCGGACTGCAAGGGCGGCACAGCATTCATGGAAGATTACACTTACAACTTTGACCCGGCGTGCGGCATGAACATGGGCAGCCATATGCTGGAGGTTTGCCCGACTGTCGCCAGCACAAAGCCGAAAATCGAAGTGCACCCGCTGGGTATTGGTGGCCGTGAGGACCCGGCCCGCCTGACCTTTAAGGCAAAGAGCGGCCCGGCTGTTCTGGCAACGATTATTGACATGGGCGACCGTTTCCGCATGATTGTAAATGATTTGGACTGCCAGGAGCAGAAGCATGAAATGCCGAAGCTGCCGGTTGCCGCAGTTCTGTGGAAACCTCTGCCGGATCTGGAAACCAGCGCAGAAGCATGGATTTACGCGGGCGGCGCACATCACAGTGTGATCAGCTATGACCTGACTGCTGAAGACCTGCGTGACTTTGCTGAAATCATGGATATTGAGTATATTCATATCGGCGCGGAAACCAAAATTGACGAGCTGCGCAAGGAACTCACTTGGAACGACCTGGTCTGGAAGCTGAAAAAGTAA
- a CDS encoding helix-turn-helix domain-containing protein — protein sequence MPEVILSLTHDSLMELLHSLTDNDLQYLADRLADKFQPHAQGTYTIAEISEKLKLSPETISDRIHKGEFGDVIRDGRRYRVTAAGLQQYIDQHSGQTYHKQEPPQPQYRRKHVNPGRI from the coding sequence GTGCCAGAAGTCATATTGAGCCTAACACATGACAGCCTCATGGAACTGCTGCATAGCTTGACTGACAACGATTTACAGTATCTTGCCGACCGGTTAGCGGACAAGTTCCAACCCCACGCGCAGGGAACATACACGATTGCAGAGATTTCCGAAAAATTGAAACTGTCTCCCGAAACGATTTCTGACCGCATACATAAAGGCGAGTTCGGGGACGTTATCCGCGACGGCAGACGATACCGAGTGACCGCCGCCGGTTTGCAGCAGTACATAGACCAGCACAGCGGGCAAACGTACCACAAACAGGAACCGCCGCAGCCACAGTACAGACGGAAACACGTTAATCCCGGAAGAATTTAA
- a CDS encoding glycine--tRNA ligase, translating into MLATEKTMDTIVSLCKNRGFIYGGSEIYGGLSNTWDYGPLGVEFKNNVKKAWMKKFVQESPYNVGLDSAILMNPEVWVATGHVGGFSDPLMDCKDCKTRHRADKLIEDFTGESADGWSNEKMMAFIKENHIKCPNCGGENFTDIRQFNLMFKTFQGVTEDAKNTVYLRPETAQGIFVNFQNVQRTTRKKLPFGICQVGKSFRNEITPGNFTFRTREFEQMECEFFCKPDTDLDWFKYWKDFCENWLYSLGITKENLRLRDHRPEELAFYSKATTDIEYLFPFGWGELWGVADRTNYDLSRHQEHSGKDLTYFDQEENEHYLPYVIEPSLGADRVVLAFLCDAYDEEIVDETKKDTRVVLHLHPALAPFKAAVLPLSKKLGEQAREVYAKLSKHFMVDYDETGSIGKRYRRQDEIGTPFCITYDFESVDDGCVTVRDRDTMGQERIKIDELDAWLQEKVEF; encoded by the coding sequence ATGTTAGCAACTGAAAAAACCATGGATACGATTGTTTCGCTCTGTAAAAACCGCGGCTTCATTTATGGCGGCAGTGAGATTTACGGCGGCCTTTCCAATACATGGGACTACGGCCCGCTGGGTGTGGAGTTTAAAAACAACGTCAAAAAAGCATGGATGAAAAAATTTGTGCAGGAAAGCCCCTACAATGTAGGTTTGGATTCCGCTATCCTGATGAATCCGGAAGTGTGGGTCGCAACTGGCCATGTTGGCGGCTTTTCCGACCCACTCATGGACTGCAAGGACTGCAAGACCCGCCACCGTGCAGACAAGCTGATTGAGGACTTCACCGGCGAAAGTGCAGACGGCTGGAGCAACGAAAAAATGATGGCTTTCATTAAGGAAAACCATATTAAATGCCCGAACTGCGGCGGCGAAAACTTTACGGACATCCGCCAGTTCAACCTGATGTTCAAAACGTTTCAGGGTGTAACCGAGGATGCAAAAAATACAGTTTATCTGCGCCCGGAAACTGCGCAGGGCATTTTTGTGAACTTCCAGAATGTACAGCGCACCACCCGCAAGAAGTTGCCTTTCGGTATCTGCCAGGTCGGCAAAAGCTTCCGGAATGAAATCACTCCCGGCAACTTCACTTTCCGCACCCGTGAGTTTGAGCAGATGGAATGCGAATTTTTCTGCAAACCGGATACAGATTTGGATTGGTTCAAGTATTGGAAAGATTTCTGCGAAAACTGGCTGTATTCTCTCGGCATTACGAAAGAAAATCTGCGCCTGCGTGACCACCGCCCGGAGGAACTGGCTTTTTATTCCAAGGCAACAACGGACATTGAGTATCTGTTCCCGTTCGGCTGGGGCGAGCTTTGGGGCGTTGCGGACCGCACCAACTATGACCTTTCCCGCCATCAGGAGCACAGCGGCAAAGATTTGACCTACTTTGACCAGGAGGAAAACGAGCATTATCTGCCGTATGTTATCGAGCCGTCCCTCGGTGCTGACCGCGTGGTGCTGGCATTCCTGTGCGACGCTTACGACGAAGAAATCGTGGATGAAACTAAGAAAGACACCCGTGTGGTTCTGCATCTGCATCCGGCGCTGGCACCGTTTAAGGCGGCTGTTCTGCCGCTTTCCAAGAAACTGGGTGAGCAGGCACGCGAAGTTTACGCAAAGCTTTCCAAGCACTTCATGGTGGATTACGACGAAACCGGTTCAATCGGCAAGCGCTATCGCCGTCAGGATGAAATCGGCACACCGTTCTGCATCACCTATGATTTTGAGAGCGTGGACGACGGCTGCGTAACCGTTCGTGACCGCGATACTATGGGTCAGGAACGCATCAAAATTGATGAGCTGGACGCATGGCTGCAGGAGAAAGTGGAGTTCTAA
- a CDS encoding metallophosphoesterase family protein translates to MERKLAPLCFKKDGTFRIMQVADIQESPLVCGDSITFLDAALRREKPDLVIFTGDQLKGYSPFFHTPGGKLKAGTTLHKILAPFAEQHIPFVITFGNHDAQAGLTNRQQMYYYLQYPECVNPIEDVEDCGTSCLTIAGKDGKNAFALYILDSNSERFAPVKPHQIEWYRRTRERLAKENGGTYLPSLVFQHIPVPEFYEFLKEVPKGTPHAIPAFGSRKEHFYLLDQEKVYGGELGEAPCVPESNSGELDALTEAGDVLGLYVGHDHRNSFSGPLHGIDAGYAPCCGFNTYGPGADRAVRMFTLYESNPRKYETKLLSYHDIFGHKVSHPMRDLFLDKFPATPEQVLPILIKTAAVTGGLAYLLYRHDKKGN, encoded by the coding sequence ATGGAAAGAAAGCTTGCACCGCTTTGCTTTAAAAAAGACGGCACATTCCGCATTATGCAGGTGGCTGATATACAGGAAAGCCCCCTGGTGTGCGGTGACTCCATTACATTTCTGGACGCAGCTCTGCGCCGCGAAAAACCCGACCTGGTCATTTTTACCGGTGACCAGCTCAAAGGCTACAGTCCCTTCTTCCACACGCCCGGCGGCAAACTGAAAGCCGGTACAACACTGCACAAAATTCTGGCACCCTTTGCGGAGCAGCACATCCCATTCGTCATAACATTTGGCAATCACGACGCACAGGCCGGACTTACCAATCGCCAGCAAATGTACTACTATCTGCAGTACCCTGAGTGTGTCAACCCGATTGAGGATGTAGAGGATTGCGGCACAAGCTGCCTGACGATTGCTGGCAAAGATGGAAAAAATGCCTTTGCTCTTTACATTCTGGACTCCAACTCGGAACGTTTTGCACCGGTAAAACCGCACCAGATTGAGTGGTACCGCCGCACACGGGAACGTTTGGCAAAAGAAAACGGTGGTACCTATCTTCCCTCTCTGGTGTTTCAGCACATTCCGGTTCCGGAATTTTATGAATTTCTGAAAGAAGTTCCAAAAGGCACCCCGCACGCAATTCCGGCTTTCGGCAGCCGCAAAGAACATTTTTACCTTCTGGATCAAGAAAAAGTTTACGGTGGCGAACTTGGGGAAGCACCCTGCGTTCCGGAATCCAATTCCGGTGAATTGGACGCTTTAACAGAGGCCGGCGATGTACTGGGACTGTACGTTGGTCATGACCACCGCAACTCTTTTTCCGGCCCGCTGCACGGAATCGATGCAGGCTATGCACCCTGCTGTGGCTTCAACACCTACGGCCCAGGTGCCGACCGCGCTGTCAGAATGTTTACGCTGTATGAAAGTAACCCGCGCAAATATGAAACAAAGTTGCTCAGCTACCATGATATTTTTGGCCACAAAGTTTCACACCCCATGCGTGATTTGTTTTTAGATAAATTCCCTGCTACACCGGAGCAGGTGCTGCCGATTTTGATTAAAACCGCAGCAGTCACCGGCGGCCTGGCCTATCTGCTGTATCGGCACGACAAGAAAGGAAATTAA
- a CDS encoding 2-hydroxyacyl-CoA dehydratase subunit D translates to MNSVIEKFGRIVDGQIADHPARSRRLLTTAYRLNGWAGKHIFKKTTPSRLALSDACNGVIIRPLEHPQESAMVSLFTPCELLQTFGMAPMFPEALSAYLSGAGAERGFIDAVERRGIPETFCSYHKILLGAAETGVLPKPRFIFNTTFACDANTLSFRRLAEFYGVPHFVLDVPFEQDETAVCYVADQLKDCSKKMSALLDKPLQEDVLRQTVQRSGQTLSAYQKYLAVRAEKSMPDEMTSEMYAAFALHVLLGTPEALHFAQGVLKEAEAAPAKGDELRLLWVHTLPHLDSAMIDLLDFNEKCQIIANDICFDAPALTAVDDPWRAMARRLVENNLNGPAQRRIDAVLEKAKQLQPDGIVWFCHWGCRQTGGAAQLGRVQLEAAGFPTLVLDGDGCDRSNCPPGQMTTRMQAFLELLEGKHDSVHL, encoded by the coding sequence ATGAATTCAGTAATCGAGAAGTTTGGCCGCATTGTGGACGGGCAGATAGCCGACCATCCGGCACGTTCCCGCAGGCTGCTGACCACTGCTTACCGCCTGAACGGCTGGGCTGGCAAGCATATCTTTAAAAAAACAACACCATCGCGGTTGGCTCTTTCCGATGCCTGCAACGGTGTAATTATTCGGCCGTTAGAGCATCCACAGGAAAGCGCGATGGTCAGCTTGTTTACGCCATGCGAACTGCTGCAGACTTTCGGCATGGCACCGATGTTTCCGGAAGCTCTTTCTGCGTATCTTTCCGGTGCGGGCGCGGAGCGCGGCTTTATTGACGCGGTAGAAAGGCGCGGGATTCCGGAAACATTTTGCTCTTACCACAAAATTTTGCTGGGTGCGGCGGAAACCGGTGTGCTGCCAAAACCGCGGTTTATTTTTAACACAACCTTTGCGTGTGATGCCAACACGCTTTCATTTCGCAGACTCGCGGAATTTTACGGTGTGCCGCATTTTGTGCTGGATGTGCCGTTTGAACAGGATGAAACGGCAGTTTGCTACGTTGCAGATCAGTTAAAGGACTGCAGCAAAAAAATGAGTGCACTGCTCGATAAACCACTTCAGGAGGATGTTCTGCGGCAGACGGTGCAGCGCAGCGGACAGACACTTTCTGCATACCAAAAATACCTTGCTGTGCGGGCAGAAAAATCCATGCCGGATGAAATGACTTCTGAAATGTATGCAGCTTTTGCCCTGCACGTACTGCTCGGCACACCGGAGGCACTGCACTTTGCACAGGGTGTTTTAAAAGAAGCAGAAGCCGCACCCGCAAAGGGGGACGAGCTGCGGCTTTTGTGGGTGCATACACTGCCGCACCTTGATTCCGCAATGATTGATTTGCTGGATTTTAATGAAAAGTGCCAGATTATTGCCAATGACATCTGTTTTGATGCGCCGGCGCTTACAGCTGTGGATGACCCGTGGCGGGCAATGGCGCGGCGGCTGGTGGAAAACAACTTAAATGGTCCGGCACAGCGGCGGATTGACGCAGTCTTAGAAAAAGCGAAACAGCTGCAGCCGGACGGAATCGTCTGGTTCTGCCATTGGGGATGCCGCCAGACCGGCGGTGCGGCGCAGCTTGGGCGTGTACAGCTGGAGGCCGCCGGATTTCCGACACTGGTGCTGGACGGCGATGGATGTGACCGTTCCAACTGTCCGCCGGGGCAGATGACCACCCGCATGCAGGCTTTTTTGGAATTGCTGGAGGGAAAACATGATAGCGTACACCTGTAA
- a CDS encoding LexA family protein, producing the protein MANVGNKEVMSKNIKFYVEKINKDRREICKDLNVSYSTFSDWYNGNKYPRIDKIEAMANYFGVQKSDLIEEHSNSNVINISGMIPIVGKIPAGYPVLAQENIEGYMPTMVNNPDEYFYLRVSGVSMVNAGIPDGSLVLIHKQPCAENGEVVACRVNGDEATLKRFKPVNKNTVVLMPENPDFQPIIVSTNDFNSGYAEIIGVAKQVITNL; encoded by the coding sequence ATGGCTAATGTAGGGAATAAAGAAGTGATGTCAAAAAATATTAAATTTTATGTTGAAAAAATTAATAAAGATAGAAGAGAAATTTGCAAAGATTTAAATGTTTCTTATTCAACTTTTTCTGATTGGTACAATGGGAACAAATACCCACGGATTGATAAAATCGAAGCTATGGCAAATTATTTTGGTGTCCAAAAGTCAGACCTTATTGAGGAACACAGTAACAGTAATGTCATCAATATCAGTGGCATGATTCCGATAGTGGGCAAGATTCCTGCAGGTTATCCGGTACTTGCACAGGAAAATATAGAAGGCTATATGCCTACTATGGTAAATAATCCTGATGAATACTTTTATTTGCGTGTTTCTGGCGTTTCTATGGTTAATGCAGGAATTCCAGACGGTTCACTTGTACTAATTCATAAACAGCCTTGTGCGGAAAATGGTGAAGTTGTGGCCTGCCGTGTCAATGGCGATGAAGCAACGTTAAAGCGTTTCAAACCGGTTAATAAAAACACAGTAGTGCTTATGCCTGAAAATCCTGATTTTCAGCCTATCATAGTTTCAACAAATGACTTTAATAGTGGATATGCTGAAATTATTGGCGTTGCAAAACAAGTTATTACAAATCTTTAA